The proteins below come from a single Camarhynchus parvulus chromosome 29, STF_HiC, whole genome shotgun sequence genomic window:
- the LOC115914458 gene encoding interferon-induced protein with tetratricopeptide repeats 1-like, whose translation MPCFHSDGSSIALHQDLLLGGRTKPSSLDSDMMAAGKLSQERLKEKLDALQCHFTWKMDVDSFSLWHLLQKLAVEIKHTAHQNQGALLGLQAYLHQMNKQSKEALQSLKAAEEHNDEKDLPTSTAGSLIIYGNYAWIHYLQGSYQEAEIYQERAKKLCPTPWDVRLIPHIQALKGWSLLAIRARNGGRARECFNTALMLEPENSSFRTGLAMALYSSWNFSWQPDIEREARIQLERIVNEQPENYRAKIYLAKLLKQVDREKSIALAKECAERSSDPEVLKLAALFWMPLSTERAFQIIQQALQQDPGYHLLYQALANCYKQRWLKADHKESDKIRCKAIKDLQQIVQEHPDLDLTLVKLQLAEFIGVKKPAQEEKIYEELQKKIDTLSLRCRQALNLFWGDFFCNREKCKASAKAKFMECYKIPVQTDQRRECGHRLLKMAETYQHNGDADTANDIHRFLQEADKHLPREPAVLGLDDEDHPIPQRIGQDFSQG comes from the exons ATGCCATGCTTCCATTCTGATGGATCCTCCATCGCCTTACACCAG GATCTGCTGCTGGGTGGAAGAACCAAGCCCTCATCCCTCGACAGTGACATGATGGCCGCAGGAAAACTGAG CCAGGAGCGGCTGAAGGAGAAGCTGGATGCCCTTCAGTGTCACTTCACCTGGAAGATGGATGTTGACTCTTTCAGTCTTTGGCATCTCCTGCAGAAGTTGGCTGTTGAGATCAAGCACACAGCCCACCAGAACCAGGGggccctcctggggctccaggcCTACCTGCACCAGATGAACAAGCAGAGTAAggaagctctgcagagcctcaaagctgctgaggagcaCAACGATGAGAAGGATCTACCGACATCTACTGCTGGCTCTTTGATCATCTACGGGAATTATGCTTGGATCCACTACCTTCAGGGCTCCTACCAGGAAGCTGAAATCTACCAGGAACGAGCTAAGAAGCTCTGCCCAACTCCTTGGGACGTGCGGCTGATCCCGCACATCCAGGCCCTCAAAGGCTGGTCCCTGCTGGCTATCAGAGCCCGAAATGGGGGACGGGCAAGAGAGTGCTTCAACACGGCCTTGATGCTTGAACCAGAGAACAGCTCCTTCCGTACTGGGCTTGCAATGGCTCTTTATTCCTCCTGGAATTTCTCCTGGCAACCTGATATTGAAAGAGAAGCCAGAATCCAGTTGGAAAGGATTGTCAACGAGCAGCCAGAAAACTACAGAGCCAAAATATATTTGGCCAAGCTACTTAAACAAGTTGATAGGGAAAAATCAATTGCCTTAGCTAAAGAATGTGCAGAGAGAAGCTCTGACCCCGAGGTCCTCAAACTAGCAGCTTTGTTCTGGATGCCACTGTCAACAGAACGGGCATTTCAGATCATCCAacaagccctgcagcaggatccAGGTTACCACCTTCTCTACCAGGCCTTGGCCAACTGCTACAAGCAACGCTGGCTTAAAGCAGATCACAAAGAGAGTGATAAGATACGGTGTAAAGCTATCAAGGACCTCCAGCAAATTGTTCAGGAACATCCAGACCTTGACCTTACACTTGTCAAGCTGCAGTTGGCAGAGTTCATTGGTGTAAAAAagccagcacaggaagaaaagatctatgaggagctgcagaagaaaatcGACACCCTGAGCCTCAGATGCCGTCAAGCCCTGAATCTCTTCTGGGGAGATTTCTTCTGCAACCGGGAGAAATGCAAGGCTAGCGCAAAGGCCAAGTTCATGGAATGCTACAAAATCCCCGTGCAGACAGACCAGAGGAGGGAATGtgggcacaggctgctgaaGATGGCTGAGACCTACCAGCACAATGGTGACGCCGATACTGCCAATGACATCCACCGCTTCCTCCAAGAGGCCGACAAGCACCTGCCCAGGGAACCTGCTGTGCTTGGTTTAGATGATGAGGATCACCCCATCCCACAGAGAATTGGGCAGGACTTTTCCCAAGGCTAG